Proteins found in one Sporosarcina sp. FSL K6-3457 genomic segment:
- a CDS encoding ABC transporter permease — protein MNPNLQVKKKQFSMNRRQKTLVTIIVATVILLSVVIAGALLDPERITTNLTERNVAPSLVHLFGTDWLGRDMFTRTIMGLSLSMAVGLIGAIGSTSIALILGMASATMGKMADRLISWLIDLFLSVPHLVTLILIAFTLGGGFKGIVIGLMLTHWPSLARLIRAEVMQIRSAEYVQISQQMGKSRWWIAVHHIFPHLIPQLLIGFMLMFPHVILHEAAVTFLGLGLSPHEPAIGIILSESMKYLSSGMWWLAFFPGLCLLIIVRTFETIGESLRLLIDPTKANEK, from the coding sequence ATGAATCCAAACCTCCAAGTAAAGAAGAAACAGTTTTCAATGAATCGAAGACAGAAAACGCTCGTTACGATTATTGTTGCAACAGTGATTTTGCTAAGTGTTGTCATAGCAGGTGCATTGCTCGATCCAGAAAGAATTACTACGAATCTTACTGAACGAAATGTAGCACCTTCTCTAGTGCACCTTTTTGGTACGGATTGGCTAGGGAGGGATATGTTTACTCGAACAATTATGGGACTTTCCTTAAGTATGGCTGTGGGCTTGATTGGAGCAATTGGCAGTACGTCCATTGCTCTTATCCTTGGTATGGCGTCCGCAACAATGGGGAAAATGGCCGATCGTCTAATTTCATGGCTGATCGACCTTTTTCTTAGTGTGCCACATCTTGTCACATTGATTTTGATTGCTTTTACGTTGGGTGGAGGATTTAAAGGCATTGTGATAGGACTGATGCTCACGCATTGGCCAAGTCTTGCTCGGCTTATTAGAGCAGAAGTCATGCAAATTCGTTCAGCTGAATACGTTCAGATTTCTCAGCAGATGGGGAAATCCCGTTGGTGGATTGCTGTCCATCATATTTTTCCGCATTTGATACCACAATTATTAATCGGTTTCATGTTGATGTTTCCTCATGTCATCTTACACGAAGCGGCAGTTACATTTTTAGGATTAGGATTATCACCTCATGAGCCAGCTATTGGTATTATTTTATCAGAATCCATGAAGTATTTGTCTTCGGGTATGTGGTGGCTCGCCTTTTTCCCAGGGCTTTGCTTACTCATTATCGTACGGACATTTGAGACGATTGGAGAAAGCCTTCGTTTGCTTATTGACCCTACTAAAGCCAATGAGAAGTGA
- a CDS encoding sigma-70 family RNA polymerase sigma factor, producing the protein MRAGDEQAFRFLIERYKNDLFKAVYPILRNEKDAEDVTQEVFLKIYYALPQYKSQGLKAWMTRIAINHAIDLKRKKQRQNETVLEPEVLSAIAQPDCNTVALLLQKEQREVVRNRLDEMPPNYRDVIYAYYITEKSYKQIADEQKVGVKTIEMKLYRARNWMKKHWKEEDF; encoded by the coding sequence GTGAGAGCAGGCGATGAGCAGGCATTTCGTTTCCTTATTGAAAGATATAAAAATGATTTGTTCAAGGCAGTGTATCCAATTCTCAGAAATGAGAAGGATGCGGAGGATGTAACACAAGAAGTATTTTTAAAAATCTATTATGCTCTCCCACAGTACAAATCCCAAGGTCTGAAGGCATGGATGACACGGATTGCGATTAATCATGCAATTGATTTGAAACGCAAGAAGCAACGTCAAAATGAAACTGTTCTTGAACCAGAAGTACTTTCAGCAATAGCTCAACCGGATTGTAATACCGTCGCTCTTCTCCTGCAAAAAGAACAGAGAGAGGTAGTGCGAAATCGATTAGATGAAATGCCACCTAATTATAGAGATGTTATTTATGCGTATTACATAACTGAAAAAAGTTATAAACAAATAGCGGATGAGCAGAAGGTTGGGGTTAAGACAATCGAAATGAAGTTGTATCGTGCAAGAAATTGGATGAAAAAACATTGGAAGGAGGAAGATTTTTGA
- a CDS encoding DUF6444 domain-containing protein: MKYTAKQIEEISHGEPIEIASFITNLLLYIEKLEVQIEQQKTHIVKLETRVKELERQVGVTSTNSSKPPSSDGLRKPKSLRKSGGKIGAPKGHDGHTLQLTDQPDEIKWHKVEVCSHCENSLADLPAEGYIRRQVFDLPIPHIVVTEHRIEKKVLPKLWHTTTCTFPRKCKISRSIWRQLDCLLRLSTYIPPSSPRTHLSAIS; encoded by the coding sequence ATGAAATATACAGCCAAACAAATCGAAGAGATTAGTCATGGAGAACCCATTGAAATTGCATCATTTATCACGAATCTTCTCCTTTATATTGAAAAGTTGGAGGTCCAAATTGAACAACAGAAAACCCATATTGTTAAACTAGAAACACGCGTAAAAGAACTAGAACGACAAGTGGGGGTAACAAGTACTAACAGTAGTAAACCGCCATCTAGCGATGGTTTGCGCAAGCCTAAAAGTCTGCGGAAATCGGGAGGTAAGATAGGCGCCCCAAAGGGCCATGACGGGCATACCCTTCAACTAACTGACCAGCCAGATGAAATCAAATGGCATAAGGTCGAAGTCTGTTCACACTGTGAAAATTCTCTTGCAGATTTACCAGCAGAAGGGTATATCCGTCGCCAAGTATTTGATTTACCAATTCCCCATATAGTGGTGACAGAGCACCGGATTGAAAAAAAAGTGTTGCCCAAACTGTGGCACACGACAACATGCACCTTCCCCAGAAAATGTAAAATTTCCCGTTCAATATGGAGACAACTGGATTGCCTATTGCGCCTATCTACATACATACCACCATCTTCCCCTCGAACGCATCTGTCAGCTATTTCATGA
- a CDS encoding ABC transporter ATP-binding protein, giving the protein MSILEVENLSISFNQYTGGLKQKNVNVISSLNVTLEEGEILAVVGASGSGKSLLAHAILGILPSNANISGTISYAGEVLTATQQASLRGTEIALIPQSVNYLDPLMRVGNQVRTSAKVGDAVAAQRKVFERLHLQSSVENMYPFQLSGGMARRTLLSTAIVSGAKVIIADEPTPGLDPVVIKEALENFREFADNGCAVMLITHDIESALTIADKIAVFYAGTTVEVAPVSDFTGDGEALRHPYSKALWRALPQNNFIPIPGSQPHPSALPSGCLFAPRCSMVTSACEQAQPEMRSLRSGKVRCIHAT; this is encoded by the coding sequence ATGTCGATTCTTGAAGTAGAAAATTTATCGATATCATTTAACCAATATACAGGTGGCTTGAAACAGAAAAATGTCAATGTCATTTCAAGTCTGAATGTCACGCTTGAAGAAGGTGAAATACTGGCAGTTGTCGGAGCTAGTGGTTCTGGGAAGAGCTTGCTCGCTCACGCCATTCTTGGGATACTACCAAGTAATGCAAATATTAGTGGGACGATTAGCTATGCCGGAGAAGTTCTGACGGCTACACAGCAAGCTTCATTACGCGGAACAGAAATTGCACTTATTCCACAATCGGTAAATTATTTAGATCCACTGATGCGTGTAGGGAATCAAGTTCGTACTTCAGCAAAAGTTGGAGATGCAGTTGCGGCGCAGCGCAAGGTTTTTGAACGACTTCACTTACAATCATCTGTTGAGAATATGTATCCATTTCAGCTTTCCGGAGGAATGGCACGGAGAACGCTTTTATCAACTGCAATTGTCAGTGGAGCAAAGGTAATTATTGCGGATGAGCCTACACCAGGACTCGATCCAGTTGTTATCAAGGAAGCGTTAGAAAATTTCAGGGAATTTGCAGACAATGGCTGCGCGGTTATGCTCATCACACATGATATTGAATCGGCTTTAACAATTGCCGATAAAATTGCCGTGTTTTATGCTGGTACGACCGTAGAGGTAGCCCCTGTCTCTGACTTTACAGGTGATGGTGAGGCATTACGACACCCGTATAGTAAAGCGTTATGGAGAGCCTTGCCACAAAATAATTTTATACCAATTCCAGGTTCGCAACCCCACCCAAGTGCTTTACCGTCCGGTTGCTTATTTGCCCCACGTTGTTCGATGGTAACCTCGGCGTGTGAACAAGCACAACCGGAGATGCGGAGCCTCCGGAGTGGGAAGGTGAGGTGTATCCATGCAACTTGA
- a CDS encoding IS66 family transposase produces MNGKNATTVSLSAVQKNGPLIPSDVPPKRGRKKKSKAANLAARFLLHKTTILRFIWDVRVPSDNNQAQRDIRMMKIKQKVSGSFHTQEGAEQFIQIRGFISTLRKQNRDILSSLVSVVHGEFSFI; encoded by the coding sequence TTGAATGGGAAAAACGCTACGACTGTATCCTTGAGCGCGGTGCAAAAGAATGGGCCACTGATCCCGTCCGATGTACCACCCAAACGGGGGAGAAAGAAAAAGAGTAAAGCTGCTAATCTAGCTGCCCGCTTCCTGCTCCATAAAACCACTATATTGCGGTTTATTTGGGATGTACGTGTGCCTTCCGACAACAATCAAGCACAACGTGATATTCGAATGATGAAGATTAAACAGAAAGTGTCGGGTTCTTTTCACACGCAAGAAGGGGCAGAACAATTTATCCAAATCCGTGGATTTATTTCCACACTTCGCAAACAAAATCGTGATATTCTTTCGTCACTCGTTTCTGTTGTTCATGGAGAATTCTCCTTCATATAG
- a CDS encoding anti-sigma factor family protein — translation MRHFSHEEWINYINGKLPETTCEELEDHLFSCDQCLEIYMKMIDRQAEELPLIDYSSFTDEIMAELPQKKVRKKTFYQRTLFHYAVAAAITLTLMTTGFFQSITGVVTIVEASSLSKPEQSVSNSLMEKALALFEMIDIKQKEGQ, via the coding sequence ATGAGGCATTTCAGTCACGAAGAGTGGATTAATTATATAAACGGTAAGTTACCGGAAACAACTTGTGAAGAGCTAGAGGATCACCTATTTTCCTGTGACCAATGTTTAGAAATCTATATGAAAATGATAGATAGACAGGCAGAGGAGCTACCCCTAATCGATTATAGTAGCTTTACAGATGAAATTATGGCAGAACTTCCTCAAAAGAAGGTGCGAAAAAAAACATTTTACCAGCGAACGCTATTCCATTACGCAGTAGCGGCAGCGATTACATTAACACTTATGACAACCGGCTTCTTCCAAAGTATCACGGGGGTTGTTACTATCGTTGAAGCATCATCGCTATCAAAGCCAGAGCAAAGTGTATCGAATAGCCTTATGGAAAAGGCTTTGGCACTATTTGAAATGATTGATATAAAACAAAAGGAGGGTCAATAA
- a CDS encoding ABC transporter permease yields the protein MSIGNGVNNVRKNISVKIGTFLLLKGLRMLTLLFAICLISFLLIKNSPIDPIQAYVGADMLKVSPEQREKIAAYWGLDQPVMVQFFSWLSALLAGDLGTSMIFRRPVSDIIGERFLNSLVLMLTAWGLSGVIGFVMGVVSAMKKDTWVDRVIKWYCYTLASTPTFWMGLLMLIVFAVWLGWFPIGLGVPAGVLAEDVTLADRIQHLILPAMTLSILGVANVALHTRQKLIDVLASDYVLFARARGERGFLLFWRHGLRNVALPAITLQFAAFSELFGGAVLAEQVFSYPGLGQATVEAGLRGDVPLLLGLVLFSTIFVFAGNLIADMIYYVVDPRTREDRTL from the coding sequence TTGTCGATTGGAAATGGAGTAAATAATGTGCGTAAAAATATCAGTGTAAAGATAGGGACCTTTCTATTGCTGAAGGGTTTAAGAATGCTGACATTATTGTTTGCGATTTGCTTAATCTCATTTTTATTGATCAAGAACTCCCCGATTGATCCGATTCAAGCTTATGTTGGCGCTGATATGTTAAAGGTAAGTCCTGAACAGAGAGAGAAGATTGCTGCGTATTGGGGGCTCGATCAACCCGTTATGGTGCAGTTTTTTAGTTGGCTTTCTGCTTTACTTGCGGGTGATTTAGGGACTTCTATGATTTTCCGCCGTCCGGTGTCCGACATCATCGGGGAACGCTTCCTAAACTCGCTTGTCCTGATGCTAACGGCATGGGGATTGTCGGGAGTTATCGGTTTTGTCATGGGTGTTGTATCAGCCATGAAAAAGGATACTTGGGTCGATCGAGTTATAAAATGGTATTGTTATACACTAGCATCAACACCAACTTTTTGGATGGGCCTTCTGATGCTGATTGTTTTTGCAGTGTGGCTCGGATGGTTCCCGATTGGATTGGGCGTTCCAGCGGGGGTACTTGCGGAAGATGTCACATTAGCAGATCGAATACAGCATCTTATCCTCCCTGCCATGACACTTAGTATTTTGGGTGTTGCGAATGTAGCTCTACATACGCGACAGAAGCTAATAGATGTCCTTGCGAGTGATTATGTGCTGTTTGCAAGAGCGAGAGGCGAGCGTGGCTTTCTCTTGTTTTGGAGACATGGCTTGCGTAATGTTGCTTTACCTGCAATCACCTTACAATTTGCGGCTTTCAGCGAATTGTTTGGTGGAGCGGTGCTTGCTGAGCAGGTCTTTTCCTACCCGGGTCTAGGACAAGCGACAGTAGAGGCTGGTTTAAGGGGAGACGTTCCTCTTCTATTAGGATTAGTTCTTTTTAGTACAATTTTTGTTTTTGCAGGAAATTTAATTGCCGATATGATTTACTATGTGGTAGATCCGAGGACGAGGGAGGATCGAACACTATGA
- a CDS encoding ABC transporter ATP-binding protein has translation MQLEARNIGFRYGDGPWLFQGINFIVKPGEIVGLTAPSGRGKTTLCRILAGFEKPLEGSITVDGSPVSASGFHPVQLVFQHPEKAVNPRWKMEKVLNEGGKPDPELLDLLGIEQEWLTRWPNELSGGELQRFCVARALGSKTRFLIADEMTTMLDAITQAQIWHAVLAIAKKSEMGIIVVSHEEKLMQRLCHRVIELNSFNTY, from the coding sequence ATGCAACTTGAAGCAAGAAATATCGGATTTCGCTATGGTGATGGACCTTGGCTGTTTCAAGGTATTAATTTCATAGTGAAACCAGGAGAGATTGTTGGTCTCACGGCACCTAGTGGGCGTGGTAAAACAACATTGTGTCGGATTTTAGCGGGATTTGAAAAACCTCTGGAGGGGAGCATCACAGTCGATGGATCACCTGTGTCTGCAAGCGGATTTCACCCTGTACAATTGGTCTTTCAGCACCCAGAAAAAGCTGTCAATCCACGCTGGAAAATGGAAAAGGTATTAAACGAAGGAGGGAAGCCAGATCCTGAGCTGCTAGATTTATTAGGTATTGAGCAGGAATGGCTGACTCGTTGGCCTAACGAGCTATCTGGAGGAGAGTTGCAGCGCTTTTGTGTCGCTAGAGCATTGGGCTCCAAAACGCGCTTTTTAATTGCAGATGAAATGACAACAATGCTCGACGCAATCACGCAAGCCCAGATTTGGCATGCTGTACTTGCCATTGCCAAAAAGAGTGAAATGGGAATTATTGTAGTCAGCCATGAAGAAAAGCTGATGCAAAGACTGTGTCATCGGGTGATTGAGTTGAATAGTTTCAATACCTACTGA